Part of the Leclercia sp. AS011 genome is shown below.
TTCCAGGAATGATTTTCCCGGCTTGTCGGTGGGATCTCTCCGCAGTATCTTCCTGATGCGCCTGCAAAATCAGGCGCCGGGATTAGCCTCTCGGGTAAAATTACAGGCGATGTAGTAATATGTCGCGCGCACGGTTGCACCTCAATGGTAGGCCGGGCGGGGGCGTCGCAAGACGCGCCGGTCTCCTGTAATTCCGGTAAGGCTAACTCCGCTCGGTTCTGCCACCATGAGATTAGCCTCTCTGATGGCAGATAAAATGCTAATTACAGGAGGCTGCCACTATGGCTACTATCACAACCCTTGATCATTCTTTATTTACCGTACCTTTTTCCCACAACACGGACTTCACCGAGCTGGCCAACCACTGCGAACGCTTTGCCCATACCCTGCTGGAAACCGACGACCCGGCGGAGAAACTGGCGCTCTGCGCTCGTCTTTCTGCCTGTCTCACGCTGTTACAGCCCACGCTTAACGAGCCCATTCCGCCGCACCTGGTGGAGCGTTTCACCCTGGTCGATCTGCCGTCCCGTCTGCCCGCATTCGAACCGGAAAGCGAGCTGCTCGGGCTGTACTGTCAGACGCTCACGCAGCTGCTGATCAGCAACGCACTGCCGCGGGATATGGCAAAGGTAATGGAAGGGCTGCTGTATGAACTGGTGAATTTCTACGCCGACACGCTGAACGCCCCGCGCTGGCTGCAAACGCCGGACGGGCGCGTGGCGATTGATGCGTTGATTGACTGAGGATGGTCAACGAGGGAATGTGCGCGTTGTTCCCCCCTCTCCCTCAAGTATGTAGGCCGGGCAAACGCAGTGCCGCCCGGCGCTGTTAAAGCGGAGTGCGAAGTGCCGGGTGGCGGCTGCGCCTTACCCGGCCTACGAACTCTTCTCGCCCCCCCTACTGGTGGGCTTTTTGATGTCAGAATTATGCAACTACGACCTGTATTCATATCCTTTTCTGAAGGCGCCTCGCAGGATTGAATTCTGAGCGATTTCCATGGTTTAACATTGTCTATTTGCGGCGTAGGGTATCTGTAAGCCAGCAAACTTGATCGGATGCGGAATGGATTAACTGATGTGAACGTTTCCTCTCAGGATCACGTGCGGGAAAAATGACAGCTAAGGAAGGCTGATGAAATGAGCAATTTATCGCTCCAGGAAGTTCACGAGCATTGCCTGATGACTACCCAAAAAATCATACAAGGTTTCGGTTGGGGTAGCATCGTAGTAGGCGCGTTAAGTCAAAAAGACAGAAATTACCTTTATAAAGAAAGCAGTAACGCTGTTCTAAACTGGCACTGGGGAATGGAGCATTATCATGGAAACGCCAACGATGACGGCATATTAGATATCAGCCTAAAAAGTACGAAGGCTAACGAACCTGGAGCCCTGCATGCAGCGATAATTTGTAAATATGATGCACGCCGGGAAGAGTTTTCCATTTGTATGCTGGAAAATCTGATACCTGATGAAGATACTGCGCTTACAGGCAACATTTTTATTATTGCTCTGATCTATTCGACAGCATTTTGCAGCGTGATGGAACTTGAGGATGTGGTCATACACGACCCACTGGAGGACGTAAAACCACGATATCGATCGTATGGATTCTCACAAGTTTTTTACGCGCCCAATAAAATGTCCTCTGCAGTAATTGATATCCAGGCAATGATTCGACGCAAAGTGATGGGTATCAATTGAGATAAAAATGGACTGTTTGTCAGGCCAACACGACCGCTGTAAACTCTGATGTAATGGTTAAAAATCAACCGGGAGACGTTATGATCAAGCAAAACAAAAAAATCGATTACGTTAAAGCGATGGCTGCCGCCAAGCGTGCCACAGACTTCTGGGCAACGATTGACGGCAATAAACTTGCGCAAGTAGGCCAGCGTGAAAAAGAGAGGGACTTTGTAGGGCCAACAAAGAAGTCTGAATTCGTCAAATCCCGTGCAAACAACTAAATCGTAATCCGGTAGCGAACGTAATCATCCACCGTTGCCAGCTGATCATAGAGCGCCCGGGCCGGATTGCCTGTACGGGTCACCCAGTAGACCTTCGACCAGGCCTTGTCACGCGCTTCGTCAATGATGGCCTTAATCAACGCCCTGCCCGCCCCCTGGCCGCGCGCCGCCTCATCGACAAACAGATCTTCCAGATAGCACAGCGGCCGGGTCACCCAGGTGCCTTCATGCAGCACGCAAATAGCGAATCCCACCACGCCCTGTTCGGTTTCTGCCAGGCGGCAGAACAGACCGGAATCCGGGGATAATATCCGCCGCCATGTCGCCAGCGTCACCGCCTCGTCAAGGTCGGTGCCGTAAAAATCCAGATAGCCCTGCCACAGTGTTAACCACGCGGCGTAATCATCCGCCTGTGCCTCACGAATCTTCACCATCGTTTTATTTCTTGATGTGCCTGAGATTTCCTGATGATAACAAGAATTCCCGCCGAGCTCAGGCAGGATAGTAAAGCTATTTCTGGTAAATATATTGTTACCTGGTTGTTGTACACTCGCGCGCATTAGATTATAAATCGTCACTTTTGAGTGATTTCACTCAACTTTTGTCAACATCAGGGAACATTTATGTCCGTTCAAAAATTATCCAGAACCGCAGCCGTGCTGCTGGGGCTTCTGGGCGTCCTCATTCTGGCTATGGGGATATTCTTCACTTACTACGGTGGGAAGCTGGTCAGCGTCAAGGGCAGCCCCTACTTTCTCATCAGCGGCTGTCTGCTCATCCTCTCCGGAGTGCAAATCCTGCGCCAGCGCCTGAGCGGCGCGGCCCTCTACTTTGTGGTACTGGCGGGCACCGCCCTCTGGGCTCTGTGGGACGTCGGCCTCGACTTCTGGCCGCTGGTCTCGCGTCTGTTGACCCTCGCAGGCATCGCCATTCTGGTGGCGCTCGCCCTGCCCTCGCTGCTGCGCCGCGCCGGTAGAACCCCGTGCTGGAAAGGCGCGGGGGCGATGGCGGCGATACTGGCGGTTGCCTTTGCCGCCACCGTCGGGGGGATGTTTGTCCCGCACGATCCGGTGACGGCCTCGGGCGAACCGCTCCCTCTCACCCCGGTCAAGCCCGGTGAAGAGCAGAAGAACTGGGCCAACTACGGCAATACCCCGGGGGCATCGCGCTTTGTGGCTCTGGATCAGATCACCCGCGATAACGTGAAAGATTTGCAGGTGGCCTGGACCTACCGCACGGGCGATATTCCCGTCAGCCCGAACGGCGGCGGCGCGGAAGATCAGCAGACTCCGCTGCAAATCGGCAATACCCTGTTCCTCTGTACACCGCACAACAACGTGATTGCCGTTGATGCGACCACCGGCAAGGAGTTGTGGAAAACTGAGATCAACGCCAAACAGAAAAAGTGGATGCGTTGTCGCGGCCTGGCGTACTTTGATGCCACAGCCCCGCTGCAGCAGCCAACCCTGCCGGGCTCTTCGCCGGTGGCGGCCGTTTCGCTGCCTGCGGATGCTCAGTGCAAACGCCGGATCATCATGAACAGCGTCACGCCGGAACTGGTGGCCCTGGATGCGGATACCGGTAAATTCTGCGAAGACTTCGGCAATCATGGCCGCGTCAGCCTCAGCGCTCAAATGGGTAAAGGTGCCGACACCGGCCTCTACTATCCCACCTCAGCCCCGACGCTTGCCGGAACCACCGTGGTAGTCGGCGGTCGCGTGGCGGATAACGTGGCGACGGACATGCCGGGCGGCGTGGTGCGCGGCTTCGACGTTATCACCGGCCAGCTGCGCTGGGCCTTCGATCCGGGTAACCCGGACGACCAGCAGGCTCCGCCCGCAGATGAAAACTTCACCCGCTCCACCCCGAACGTCTGGGCCCCGATGTCTTACGATCCGCAGTCCAACACCGTCTATATGCCCAC
Proteins encoded:
- a CDS encoding ash family protein; translated protein: MSPQYLPDAPAKSGAGISLSGKITGDVVICRAHGCTSMVGRAGASQDAPVSCNSGKANSARFCHHEISLSDGR
- a CDS encoding GNAT family N-acetyltransferase — protein: MVKIREAQADDYAAWLTLWQGYLDFYGTDLDEAVTLATWRRILSPDSGLFCRLAETEQGVVGFAICVLHEGTWVTRPLCYLEDLFVDEAARGQGAGRALIKAIIDEARDKAWSKVYWVTRTGNPARALYDQLATVDDYVRYRITI
- a CDS encoding membrane-bound PQQ-dependent dehydrogenase, glucose/quinate/shikimate family; its protein translation is MSVQKLSRTAAVLLGLLGVLILAMGIFFTYYGGKLVSVKGSPYFLISGCLLILSGVQILRQRLSGAALYFVVLAGTALWALWDVGLDFWPLVSRLLTLAGIAILVALALPSLLRRAGRTPCWKGAGAMAAILAVAFAATVGGMFVPHDPVTASGEPLPLTPVKPGEEQKNWANYGNTPGASRFVALDQITRDNVKDLQVAWTYRTGDIPVSPNGGGAEDQQTPLQIGNTLFLCTPHNNVIAVDATTGKELWKTEINAKQKKWMRCRGLAYFDATAPLQQPTLPGSSPVAAVSLPADAQCKRRIIMNSVTPELVALDADTGKFCEDFGNHGRVSLSAQMGKGADTGLYYPTSAPTLAGTTVVVGGRVADNVATDMPGGVVRGFDVITGQLRWAFDPGNPDDQQAPPADENFTRSTPNVWAPMSYDPQSNTVYMPTGSAAVDLWGVKHNDLDRKFGASMVAVDASTGKVKWVYQTVHNDLWDFDVPMQPTFTDFPTADGKTTPALIFGTKSGQLFVLDRATGQPLTKVEERQVTQGQIPKEIYSPTQPFSVGMPTIGADVLKESDMWGATPFDQLICRIEFKSKRYNGLFTPPGDDPSLNLPGSLGGMNWGGLSIDPVNQYLFINDMRVGLEVQLIPASPEIQGAKNDGNEAAAISRPVPLAGTPYAINAKVRFMSPVEIPCQKPPFGTLTAVDLKTQKIAWQVPVGTVKDTGPFGVKMGLPIPIGMPTIGGTMATQGGLVFIASTQDYYLRAFDTSTGKEVWKARLPVGSQSTPISYKSPVDGKQYLLITAGGARNSPDRGDYVIAYKLP